The following nucleotide sequence is from Coffea eugenioides isolate CCC68of chromosome 10, Ceug_1.0, whole genome shotgun sequence.
TGTAAACAATCTTTCTCAATCCTTGCCACTCTGCCACATTTGAAACAAAGTTCAGCCCTTTGTACTGGGCTGGTTGCACATGATCATCTATATCTTAGGAGTGGACTAATGGTAGAATGATATCTATCTGAATACACACATCCTTGAGAATCGCCCTCTGATCATGGTGACAATTTGTGAGTCAATTTTGAGTAGAAGACCCAGGGCTGCTCCAATCTTTTGGAGAACTTCCCGATCATAGTATTCCACTGACAACCCCAAAAGCCTTGGCATGAAGTTAGGTTGCCATGTTCTTATTGTAAGAAAATGGCTATTAATGAACCATGGTCCTTCAGAGATCACCTTCTGATAATAAGTGTGCACTCGAGCTCAACTCGAGATAAAATAATTGAGCTCGAGCTTGTCGAGTTTTTAgaagtcgagctcgagctcgaactcgacttcAGTTTACCTTCCTCGAGCTCGAATTTAATTAAATCTAATTGAGTCAAATCAAACTCAATCAAACGTATTCGAGTGTAATCAAGTTTAATTGAGCCTATTCGAGTCTAATCAAGCTCacgtaataaaaattaatattttacatataattttaaataaaggaTATTATTGACAATTCACaataataaatattaaaaaattaatatatatatatatatatatatatatatattataaaaagcTCGATTAGACTCGTCGAGCCTTTGAGTACAACATATTGgagctcgagctcaagctcAATCAAAACAACCTCGAATTGAGCTGTTAATCGAGTAGCTTgcgaactcgagtcgagctaTTTAGTTCAACATCACCCTTATCTAATAATCCTTTTGCTCTGAGAACTTTGCGACGAAATAGTCTGCTCCAAGGTCCAAGATGTCTAAGTTCCCTTGGGGCTTCCATAACTCCCTTTCTGGTCCAAGAACTTGAACCCTAGCTTCTACAATAGGAGTGGCTCGATTTTCCCCTTATGCAAATCTTGACCTCATCAAAAAgatgagttttttattttgcaCTCGTCCTTCCCGGCTCATCAAGTTTCAAACTTCGCTCTAAAATTTCTGTTGATGCATTTTCCAAGACAAGGATATACTGTCCCAAATTAAAGATTGGTTGGGAGCTTTGGGGGAGGTTATGTATTTGGCTTACTCGCAAAGGGCTCCCCTAGTTTTTCAAAAGAGGTTTCAAAGAGGGTTTATCATTAGTAACGGTTCCTACCTCTTGAACTAGGTTTTCTAAGGAAGGGTTATGGTGCAAAACTAGTAACGGTTGATGACATGAGATGGCTATCAACACGGAAGAGGTGGTGATTTCACTGAAGTCCTCCTCAATCAGAGGAGGTAGAGATGGAGGTTCAGGGGAGAGCATTTTTTTAACTCCACTAGGTGGAGGGAAAAACTATTTTTAGTTCTACCCCCATTTCTTTTATAAACTCTCAAACAACATCAAAACTCAACTcaatctcttcttttctcttcttttctcttcttttcttttctttctcttcttttctcttcatttcttttctttcgtaACTTAAGCTTTCagatcttttcttttctatcgtAAACTCGCAAACTAGCTGTTCATCTTTCTAGAGAGCTGCAACTATTGTTAGATTTTGATCTGTTAATAGAAAAGTCTTTAATGTTGTTAGTTCTCTTTGATTCTTCGGTTAATGGGTTTTTCACCTTTTATCCAATTTCGATAGGAAAATTTGCTGATAAAAGCTAGACACATGCACCGTGCAGATAATATTCTACCATGGGATTCACTTGGTCAGGTGTTGAGTGTAAAAGATCTGGAATTCCCACGCGAATACAAGGATAGACGCAGAATGCAAAACAACTTGACAAAATCAAGTCATTTGCTTCTCAAATACTAATCcacattttttcttcttttctatcATTCAAACTAGCAGATCAAAACGTTAGCATACACAGCATATACTAGAAGGCACAAGAAGCAAGTTTCAACCGCTCCATACATTCGACTAAAAGATGTTTGCTTGACCCgaaaatggattttaaatgacCACATCAGGTGCCATATTTTCTTCCGCTGTCCATGTTTTATGTTACCATCCTCGCTTAGTCAGATCACTTGTAAAGTTTCCCATATATGTGATTGACTGAATCTTGTTTAGCCCGGAACCTGCAAAGACAAAGAGAATGCTGTGAGGAGAGTTCTAAGATACACATGACCAAAGAAATAAATTGGTAAGCAATTTAAGTTGAGTCATTTCCTATACCCGAAATTACAAGCAAGCTATGATCCAAAGAGAGCAACAATTTACTCTGTACAACGGGATGTACACAAAAGACATCTTCCATTAGCAAATAAGAACAGTTAGAGTGATCAATAAAGACTATCATCTCAATTGCTTCTTTTCAAGCTTCTTCCACAAATAAATCATTCTTCTGATGATAGAATCTGCTGAGGATCCTTCTGCATAAGCACTTATTGCTGTCAAGAGGCTTGTGAATTTCTCCCCATCATCCTGCACCAAAGACCTTAGATGCCTTAGGCTTTTACAGAAACACATTTCCTTTAGACAACATAAGGACCTGTACTCCATTCCTCAGCAGATATGTGCAAAAATACCCGAAAATCAAAGCATGAGCAAAGGAACCCTAAGTTGGTCCTTAACTGCATAAAGAAGTCTTTTAGATAAATAACACATATAGCATAAAGAACATAAAGAACAGAATAATGCAGCAGAACTTTCATTATCAATTAGTTCCGCATGGTGACTAGAGAATGAGAAAATAACAATGCCAAAGATTTAGATATCAAAACAGGACAATATGAGAATGTATAATTCATGTCCACGCCACAGTAACATGTATCGATATCAGATAGCACTCCTCAGCATCAGCTTTGATGTGAAGTTCTAAAAGCATTTTCCCCATACTGTCATTTATGGCCCTCTATCTTCTCTTAAATATTGTTGAGAAGGCTAACGGATCCTTGATCTTCATGGTCAAGAGAAGATGGCCATCTTAAGTTTCATCTAAAGGCAACTGATTTCTTTTTCCTGGACAAAATATGTTCTGATGATCTAAGAAattccatcaaattccatcacGAGTTTCTTCAAATGATATTGGTACCCTCTCAGGTATTTCTTTTATATTCAGCAATATCCTTCTAAATACAATAATATAGAGGACACCATAAGTCAAAAATATAGGTGAGTTTATAAGAGCCACTATGTGTCAACAACCAGAAGGACcataaatgcaatttcaaaaatttcagagAAGATTGCTGTGATTATGGTCAACTGAGGAGCAACAAGTGAAGGAATCACATTCAAATAAAACATGGAGGCATTTTTCTTTCAGTAAAAAGTACATCTGACTTGCTTCAAGTAGCGAAAAATATCATATTTGGCATACTCTGTAACGTGCCAGCTTGCGATGCTACAATATGAGATGGGTTCATCTTTTGTTTTCCTCTCGTCTTCAAATACCCATTGTTAGTTCCCTTCTCTCTTTTATACCGCCATTCAAgttcaaaatacaattaaaagTTTGCAAGGGATTAGCAGATAGATTTCGAAGTTAAAAGTATTGCTATTAGATTATTATGGTCTCAAATTCAATAATTAACACCAGGATTGCAAAGTTGAACAAAGCATAGCATTTGACCTTTTACTCTAGTTAAATAGTAAATCTAAAAAAATCAGTGGCAGGAAAAGGACACAATACACAACTTTAACACCAGAGCTCTTACTAGATAAGCAGTTGAAATATTATATGGAAACAGACATACTGCAGGAGCCCTCAAGTATTAAGGAAACATACAatatcatcaaaatcaagttcaTGGTTATTGGaatccaaaaacaaaataattctAAGCAGCTAATAGTTGCCCCTACCTCTGGCTTCTTAAACAAGAGGTCATTTGTTGCAAAAGGAACCATATACGATGGCAGGTCACAACGTAGCATTGCCTGTACAAACACATCATTTTTAGCTATGGAAAAAGGGgaacaaaagaaaattctgAGAGCAGCAGATGACTTGCCAGATTCTTGCTTAGGATAGCTTGTTCAGTGTTCATTATCAAGGCCTGAAAGCAGATAAAATTAATTTCAAACAAATTTGTCAATTACTGTACAACTCTGGAGCAGAACTACATAATCCAGCTATCAGAAAAGTACCAACGTAGAACAGTAATAGAAGAATCAAGACTTTTTACTAGCAACACCCTCAGAAAGCCACAGACAACATCAGAACCATTAATATGGCATTGATGATCTATGCAATTAACAAAGATTCCATACCTGCCTGATTCTCTCCTCACTGACTTGCTCAACACATTCCAACAAGTTCTCCAATGTACCTAcgataaaaggaaaaagatcaAGATTTTACATGCCTATCCAACAGCACAGTTTGTTTGCAAACAAATTACACATGGCAATTAACTTGAGAGGTTTCTTAAGGAACAAAGGTTTTTCTTTTTATCAAGGTTCAAAAAGCAGTTTTGACAAGCAACTAAGTGAAAAATCCTTTATTTCAAACAACAGCAGTCGGAGAAATAAGATGTCAAACTTAATCAGGAAATAGATGGTTATGAAAGAAATGTCAAAGCCTTCATAAGTAGGTATATACATAGGGGTAGTTGGAAGGTAGAGTCTTCTAATTAATCTGAAAATACATATTGTGTTTTAAGAACATTCCCTTGTTATATTTGGATAACAAGAAACTAATGAAACCAGAATCAATGAATACCATGTCTTGATGCAACTTAACGGAGACAACCAGGCGATTATTGACCAAACATCCATATAAAAGCAGCCAGAGAAAAATCTCACACTCAACTTCATGCCTAATTGACATCAATTCGCAGCCAATCTACTACATCTTTGCATTTGTATGATTTAGTTACcgttaaatatttaaatttctCATTCATAAGAGGTATGCAGGCATTGGTGACAGTATCAgatttaattttgatattttttctTTCCTGTTACAGTCCCTGTCAAGGGGAAGAATCTTGAGGTAGATCTCAGCCTGCAATGTTGAAGTTGCTCCGGGAGAGAAATTTCTAAAGAGGAAAAGGTATCACAGGCTCTACGTGTTTGCCCAAGAAAACTGTAATCTAGCAATAACATACCGAATTTTGTTATTAATTGCACGGCACGAACATCTCCAATCCCATCCACTCCTGCATTTGACAGTTTAAGTAATCAATGATCAATTTCATAAGCAGCATTTTGATTGACTAGGAGCAACTATCAAATTATTGACTATGAAGAATCTAAAGATAATGCACAAGCTAGAAATCAGACAACTCGTCATGCAGCCCCTAAATCTAAGATCAAGTTAACTAACCATAACATGTGGTTGTTTGAAAGTATGAAGTATATGACACTGACTTCAAAGAAACAGGTTCACATGAATTTTCAGCAAATTCGCAAATGTAAAATCAAAATAggaagaaagagaggagaaaaagaTTACTTAGAAAAATTAGTGTAAACACTTATTAAAGCACTAGAAGCCAAAGGTGAGGTGGTAAAGATTGTGAAAGCAAAATATGATTTTCATTCACAGAAAAATGCCTTTGTCAAGAAGCTAGCAGTTAACTTTCAGGATATTTTAGCAAGTTACGTTTTTTGTTAAGTATTCACAAGAAGAAGTTAGGAGTTCCATCTATGTATATCAAAGCTAGCTTGTATAGACTCATTGAGCATGCTTAATATTCATGTCATACATTAAATCTCAAAACAAGCAACATAAAGGCTTTTAGAGGTAAAAGCCATCTATCTACTTACCGGGAAGAAGAGGTAAATGAACAAGGATGTATCATTATAAAATAAGACCTTCAAACATCCCATAGACTTGTACCTAGTTACCACACTGATGGACTAGTTATAGGACAGGTTTAAAATGTTGTGCTGCCCTAATTATGTTATGTGCTGAGAATTGTACGTTGAACTCCAGTCAAAGAACCCAGAAGTTCAAAATGTTGTGCTGCCCTAATTATGTTATGTGCTGAGCATTGTACGTTGAACTCCAGTCAAAGAACCCAGAAGTTCAAATATGTTCAAATCCACAAGTACATATACATCCAAAATGAATTAATGAAAAGAATCTGAAATCCAAAGAACAAAATATTTAGAGATCAACAAacattttaacaaaaattaaagcaTGTACAAGACTATAGATCAgcagctattttttttttttgcatccaATTTGCCATAAAACAGATGGAGGCAAACTCTGAAAGGAATAATTCTTTTGAAAATATTATATCTCAAATATCTCATATATGACACCTCTAGTTTTCGATTACATGAAAAGTTAAAATCAAAGCACAAACAACATAGTGGTTTTGGGCTGTTTTATTAACATGATAATACGTAAATCTGAAATGCATAACTCTAGAATACTAAAATACAGGACAGCTTTTGATTAACTCTTCACATATaaagactttttctttttcttccttttcagcTTTAAGTGAGTAGGGCAAGCATTTTTCTAGTGAAAGATGGAACCTGGTATGTTGTCAGACTTATCACCAACAAGGGCAACAACATCAACAAACTGAGAAGGCGTCAGCGATCCATATTGTTCAGCAAAATCATCCATGCCATATGAAACCATCCTAAGTAGCAGCATCAGAAAGTCAAAAGCTCTAACTaggaaaatgagaaaaaagaataaattttgGATTGAACAACTGAATATTAAAgatggggttttttttttgggggggggggggggggggggggggggggcgagAATGTGGACAGTTTGGTAGTTTCTCCAGGCGATCAGGGTGTAGGTAAAGACATATCTTCCTATTTGTATActtattctttatttctttttcccatGTTTTCTCCTTTATTTCCAGTTTGGTTCCTTCAATTACTACAACTATGCTGCCACCAGACAACATGATCATTGCTGACCTTGCAGCTGTTGGTGGCAACCACCACCTGCATTGCGCTGTTGCTACTGCTGCCACAACCATGTAACCGTCACAGTCACTAACGGTCACCATCACCACCACCCTCTCCACCA
It contains:
- the LOC113750753 gene encoding uncharacterized protein LOC113750753, which produces MDPFGFDKNDIFQDWTGLNFRHTLYPLYKSHRPPTPDTIVQGLQYLKASIKAMSVKVIEVPGVEADDVIGTLALRSVDAGFKVRVVSPDKDFFQILSPSLRLLRIAPRGFEMVSYGMDDFAEQYGSLTPSQFVDVVALVGDKSDNIPGVDGIGDVRAVQLITKFGTLENLLECVEQVSEERIRQALIMNTEQAILSKNLAMLRCDLPSYMVPFATNDLLFKKPEDDGEKFTSLLTAISAYAEGSSADSIIRRMIYLWKKLEKKQLR